Proteins from one Arthrobacter sp. Soc17.1.1.1 genomic window:
- a CDS encoding DUF1801 domain-containing protein yields the protein MAGLRTQPTAQDPKAFIGTVTHPTRRRDAEELLELMGRVTGETAVMWGPSMIGFGRYHYRYASGHEGDALAVGFSPRASAQALYGLLSAPEAELLLPRLGRHRRGAGCLYLTSLASVDTGVLEELVDTGYRFTMGQSA from the coding sequence ATGGCTGGACTCCGCACGCAGCCGACGGCGCAGGACCCCAAGGCCTTCATCGGCACGGTGACGCATCCGACGCGCCGCAGGGACGCCGAGGAGCTGCTCGAGCTGATGGGCCGGGTCACGGGTGAGACCGCCGTGATGTGGGGTCCGTCGATGATCGGTTTCGGCCGGTACCACTACCGGTACGCGTCGGGCCACGAGGGTGACGCCCTGGCCGTCGGCTTCTCCCCGCGAGCGTCGGCCCAGGCCCTGTACGGGCTGCTCTCCGCGCCGGAGGCGGAGCTCCTGCTGCCGCGCCTCGGCCGGCACCGGCGGGGCGCCGGATGCCTGTACCTCACCTCCCTCGCCTCGGTGGACACGGGCGTCCTCGAGGAGCTCGTGGACACCGGCTACCGGTTCACCATGGGGCAGTCGGCGTGA